From Magnolia sinica isolate HGM2019 chromosome 13, MsV1, whole genome shotgun sequence, one genomic window encodes:
- the LOC131223055 gene encoding uncharacterized protein LOC131223055 isoform X5, with amino-acid sequence MAYTAFNPLQQNHLSSMIFGKYKSALSPVIHSSSFIFFPPEFHRVSIVRRRRRRRTQAVTSEIESREQNAIKAVDSIIFRELGVGFSSPRSFDERMERKPKRNEGNTTEAIDSGSYRKMGVGFSSLRSGDESTERKLKKIEDSLVKAVASRMYRKTGSGFSSLRSRDEGVERKSKKNEGSHVADGSVERKFTRYNRAARTVDSRREIDNGFSSRRFRGEKVETNLKNSSAIEDEKIEKRFSKQKHTLRSVESRSYRETGDGSPLLTSRDDEKVDTKSKKAKAGSTVNKKMYMKKAKKSKADLEEVQLRHRLDMCSKRGDVMGAILAYDLALREGMKLGQYHYNVLLYLCSSAAVGVVQPAKSGSSSGSSRSFDKTGFTHEFSNGNSVDSSENGDSDDEVFNSIKSESLISNGLSVESGGNFGGSSDGMGPDSGFSSRPSSDLGEDGADGRRSTDKMDSSSSSFLVDSGKHDGEVNFNKADRSSQFSSGPTFDGIVNGLSHDRMESNSKFSDEFTIGKCRDDSENAKDGWGNKGENGIRVSDDVKKYALAKGFEIYERMCLEKIPLSEAALTSVARMAMSMGDADMAFEMVKQMKASGINPRLRSYGPALFTFCNDGNIEKAFEVEKHMLECGVYPEEPELEALLTVSVGAGRGEKVYYLLHKLRTSMRQVSPSTADLIEKWFKSPAASRVGKRKWDRRLIFQTMENGGGGWHGLGWLGKGKWTVTCTVVGADGVCRGCGEKLATIDLDPIETENFAKSVAAIAGKRERNSSFQKFQKWLDYYGPFEAVVDAANVGLFSQRRFLLSKVNAVVNGIRQKLPSKKWPLIVVHHRRISGGKMDEPPNRQLIEKWKNADALYATPTGSNDDWYWLYAAIKFKCLIVTNDEMRDHIFQLLGNDFFPRWKERHQLL; translated from the exons ATGGCTTACACAGCCTTCAATCCTCTGCAGCAGAACCACCTATCATCCATGATTTTTGGTAAGTATAAATCTGCCCTTAGCCCAGTAATACATTcatcttctttcattttcttccctCCTGAATTTCATAGAGTTTCTAtagtaagaagaagaagaagaagaagaacacaaGCAGTGACTTCAGAGATTGAAAGTAGAGAACAAAACGCTATAAAAGCTGTAGATTCTATTATTTTTAGAGAATTGGGAGTTGGGTTTTCTTCTCCGAGGTCTTTTGATGAAAGGATGGAGAGAAAACCCAAGAGAAATGAGGGTAACACTACAGAGGCTATTGATTCTGGAAGTTATAGGAAAATGGGAGTTGGGTTTTCTTCTTTGAGGTCTGGAGATGAAAGTACGGAgaggaaattgaagaaaattgaGGACAGTTTGGTGAAAGCTGTTGCTTCTAGAATGTACAGAAAAACGGGATCTGGGTTTTCTTCATTGAGGTCTAGAGATGAAGGGGTGGAGAGAAAATCGAAGAAAAATGAGGGGAGTCATGTTGCAGATGGAAGCGTGGAAAGGAAGTTTACAAGATATAATCGTGCAGCAAGAACAGTAGATTCTAGAAGAGAAATTGACAATGGCTTTTCTTCTCGGAGGTTTAGAGGTGAAAAGGTGGAGACAAACTTAAAGAATAGTAGTGCAATTGAAGATGAAAAGATTGAAAAGAGATTCAGTAAACAAAAACATACATTGAGAAGTGTAGAATCTAGAAGTTACAGAGAAACCGGTGATGGGTCTCCTTTGTTGACGTCTAGAGATGATGAAAAGGTGGATACGAAATCGAAGAAAGCTAAGGCTGGTTCAACTGTGAATAAAAAGATGTATATGAAGAAGGCAAAGAAAAGTAAGGCTGATTTGGAAGAAGTTCAGTTGAGACATAGGTTGGATATGTGTTCAAAGAGAGGTGATGTGATGGGGGCGATATTGGCCTATGACTTGGCATTGAGAGAAGGCATGAAGTTGGGTCAGTATCATTACAATGTACTTTTGTATCTATGCTCTTCAGCAGCTGTGGGTGTTGTGCAACCAGCAAAAAGTGGTAGCAGTAGTGGTAGTAGTCGGAGTTTTGATAAGACGGGCTTCACTCACGAGTTTTCAAATGGGAATTCAGTAGATTCTAGTGAAAATGGGGATTCGGATGATGAAGTTTTCAATAGCATTAAGTCCGAGTCGTTGATCTCCAACGGGTTATCTGTTGAGTCAGGTGGAAATTTTGGTGGGAGCTCTGATGGAATGGGACCTGATTCAGGGTTTTCAAGCAGGCCTTCATCAGATTTGGGTGAAGATGGTGCTGATGGTAGACGGAGTACTGATAAAATGGATTCTAGTTCAAGCAGCTTTCTAGTTGATTCAGGTAAACATGATGGAGAGGTCAATTTCAACAAAGCAGATCGGAGTTCTCAGTTTTCAAGTGGGCCTACATTTGATGGGATTGTGAATGGTCTGAGTCATGACAGAATGGAATCGAATTCTAAGTTTTCAGATGAGTTTACCATAGGAAAGTGTAGAGATGATTCTGAGAATGCAAAAGATGGATGGGGTAACAAAGGAGAAAATGGAATTCGAGTCAGTGATGATGTGAAAAAGTATGCACTTGCAAAAGGATTTGAGATCTATGAGAGGATGTGTTTGGAGAAAATCCCTTTGAGTGAAGCAGCTTTAACATCTGTTGCTCGAATGGCAATGTCAATGGGTGATGCAGACATGGCATTCGAGATGGTAAAGCAAATGAAGGCCTCAGGGATAAACCCCAGATTGCGATCTTATGGCCCGGCATTATTTACCTTCTGCAATGATGGAAATATCGAGAAAGCATTTGAGGTCGAAAAACATATGTTGGAGTGCGGGGTTTATCCAGAAGAGCCAGAACTTGAGGCGCTTTTGACAGTAAGTGTAGGGGCTGGTAGAGGAGAAAAGGTTTACTATCTGCTTCATAAGCTTAGAACGAGCATGAGGCAGGTTTCTCCATCTACAGCTGATTTGATTGAGAAATGGTTTAAAAGCCCAGCAGCTTCAAGAGTGGGAAAGAGAAAGTGGGACAGAAGGTTGATATTCCAAACAATGGAAAATGGTGGGGGAGGTTGGCATGGTCTGGGCTGGTTGGGCAAGGGAAAATGGACTGTTACATGCACAGTTGTTGGAGCCGATGGTGTCTGCAGGGGCTGTGGAGAAAAATTGGCCACTATAGATCTTGACCCAATTGAGACTGAAAACTTTGCCAAGTCTGTAGCGGCTATAGCTGGAAAGAGAGAGCGGAATTCAAGCTTCCAGAAATTCCAA AAATGGCTGGACTACTATGGGCCTTTTGAAGCTGTTGTGGATGCTGCAAATGTGGGTCTTTTCAGCCAAAGGCGATTCTTACTATCTAAG GTGAATGCTGTTGTCAATGGTATACGGCAGAAGCTTCCATCAAAGAAATGGCCACTGATTGTTGTGCATCACAGGCGCATTAGTGGAGGCAAGATGGATGAACCACCAAACAGGCAGTTGATCGAGAAGTGGAAAAACGCAGATGCACTTTATGCGACTCCTACTGGGTCGAACGATGATTG GTACTGGTTGTATGCAGCTATAAAGTTCAAGTGCTTGATTGTAACCAACGATGAGATGAGAGATCATATTTTTCAGCTTCTGGGCAATGATTTCTTCCCCAGATGGAAAGAAAGGCATCAG CTTTTGTGA
- the LOC131223055 gene encoding uncharacterized protein LOC131223055 isoform X4, which produces MAYTAFNPLQQNHLSSMIFGKYKSALSPVIHSSSFIFFPPEFHRVSIVRRRRRRRTQAVTSEIESREQNAIKAVDSIIFRELGVGFSSPRSFDERMERKPKRNEGNTTEAIDSGSYRKMGVGFSSLRSGDESTERKLKKIEDSLVKAVASRMYRKTGSGFSSLRSRDEGVERKSKKNEGSHVADGSVERKFTRYNRAARTVDSRREIDNGFSSRRFRGEKVETNLKNSSAIEDEKIEKRFSKQKHTLRSVESRSYRETGDGSPLLTSRDDEKVDTKSKKAKAGSTVNKKMYMKKAKKSKADLEEVQLRHRLDMCSKRGDVMGAILAYDLALREGMKLGQYHYNVLLYLCSSAAVGVVQPAKSGSSSGSSRSFDKTGFTHEFSNGNSVDSSENGDSDDEVFNSIKSESLISNGLSVESGGNFGGSSDGMGPDSGFSSRPSSDLGEDGADGRRSTDKMDSSSSSFLVDSGKHDGEVNFNKADRSSQFSSGPTFDGIVNGLSHDRMESNSKFSDEFTIGKCRDDSENAKDGWGNKGENGIRVSDDVKKYALAKGFEIYERMCLEKIPLSEAALTSVARMAMSMGDADMAFEMVKQMKASGINPRLRSYGPALFTFCNDGNIEKAFEVEKHMLECGVYPEEPELEALLTVSVGAGRGEKVYYLLHKLRTSMRQVSPSTADLIEKWFKSPAASRVGKRKWDRRLIFQTMENGGGGWHGLGWLGKGKWTVTCTVVGADGVCRGCGEKLATIDLDPIETENFAKSVAAIAGKRERNSSFQKFQKWLDYYGPFEAVVDAANVGLFSQRRFLLSKVNAVVNGIRQKLPSKKWPLIVVHHRRISGGKMDEPPNRQLIEKWKNADALYATPTGSNDDWYWLYAAIKFKCLIVTNDEMRDHIFQLLGNDFFPRWKERHQVHFSFCEGSPEFHMPPPCSVVIQIHVGSHGISLMPAANLM; this is translated from the exons ATGGCTTACACAGCCTTCAATCCTCTGCAGCAGAACCACCTATCATCCATGATTTTTGGTAAGTATAAATCTGCCCTTAGCCCAGTAATACATTcatcttctttcattttcttccctCCTGAATTTCATAGAGTTTCTAtagtaagaagaagaagaagaagaagaacacaaGCAGTGACTTCAGAGATTGAAAGTAGAGAACAAAACGCTATAAAAGCTGTAGATTCTATTATTTTTAGAGAATTGGGAGTTGGGTTTTCTTCTCCGAGGTCTTTTGATGAAAGGATGGAGAGAAAACCCAAGAGAAATGAGGGTAACACTACAGAGGCTATTGATTCTGGAAGTTATAGGAAAATGGGAGTTGGGTTTTCTTCTTTGAGGTCTGGAGATGAAAGTACGGAgaggaaattgaagaaaattgaGGACAGTTTGGTGAAAGCTGTTGCTTCTAGAATGTACAGAAAAACGGGATCTGGGTTTTCTTCATTGAGGTCTAGAGATGAAGGGGTGGAGAGAAAATCGAAGAAAAATGAGGGGAGTCATGTTGCAGATGGAAGCGTGGAAAGGAAGTTTACAAGATATAATCGTGCAGCAAGAACAGTAGATTCTAGAAGAGAAATTGACAATGGCTTTTCTTCTCGGAGGTTTAGAGGTGAAAAGGTGGAGACAAACTTAAAGAATAGTAGTGCAATTGAAGATGAAAAGATTGAAAAGAGATTCAGTAAACAAAAACATACATTGAGAAGTGTAGAATCTAGAAGTTACAGAGAAACCGGTGATGGGTCTCCTTTGTTGACGTCTAGAGATGATGAAAAGGTGGATACGAAATCGAAGAAAGCTAAGGCTGGTTCAACTGTGAATAAAAAGATGTATATGAAGAAGGCAAAGAAAAGTAAGGCTGATTTGGAAGAAGTTCAGTTGAGACATAGGTTGGATATGTGTTCAAAGAGAGGTGATGTGATGGGGGCGATATTGGCCTATGACTTGGCATTGAGAGAAGGCATGAAGTTGGGTCAGTATCATTACAATGTACTTTTGTATCTATGCTCTTCAGCAGCTGTGGGTGTTGTGCAACCAGCAAAAAGTGGTAGCAGTAGTGGTAGTAGTCGGAGTTTTGATAAGACGGGCTTCACTCACGAGTTTTCAAATGGGAATTCAGTAGATTCTAGTGAAAATGGGGATTCGGATGATGAAGTTTTCAATAGCATTAAGTCCGAGTCGTTGATCTCCAACGGGTTATCTGTTGAGTCAGGTGGAAATTTTGGTGGGAGCTCTGATGGAATGGGACCTGATTCAGGGTTTTCAAGCAGGCCTTCATCAGATTTGGGTGAAGATGGTGCTGATGGTAGACGGAGTACTGATAAAATGGATTCTAGTTCAAGCAGCTTTCTAGTTGATTCAGGTAAACATGATGGAGAGGTCAATTTCAACAAAGCAGATCGGAGTTCTCAGTTTTCAAGTGGGCCTACATTTGATGGGATTGTGAATGGTCTGAGTCATGACAGAATGGAATCGAATTCTAAGTTTTCAGATGAGTTTACCATAGGAAAGTGTAGAGATGATTCTGAGAATGCAAAAGATGGATGGGGTAACAAAGGAGAAAATGGAATTCGAGTCAGTGATGATGTGAAAAAGTATGCACTTGCAAAAGGATTTGAGATCTATGAGAGGATGTGTTTGGAGAAAATCCCTTTGAGTGAAGCAGCTTTAACATCTGTTGCTCGAATGGCAATGTCAATGGGTGATGCAGACATGGCATTCGAGATGGTAAAGCAAATGAAGGCCTCAGGGATAAACCCCAGATTGCGATCTTATGGCCCGGCATTATTTACCTTCTGCAATGATGGAAATATCGAGAAAGCATTTGAGGTCGAAAAACATATGTTGGAGTGCGGGGTTTATCCAGAAGAGCCAGAACTTGAGGCGCTTTTGACAGTAAGTGTAGGGGCTGGTAGAGGAGAAAAGGTTTACTATCTGCTTCATAAGCTTAGAACGAGCATGAGGCAGGTTTCTCCATCTACAGCTGATTTGATTGAGAAATGGTTTAAAAGCCCAGCAGCTTCAAGAGTGGGAAAGAGAAAGTGGGACAGAAGGTTGATATTCCAAACAATGGAAAATGGTGGGGGAGGTTGGCATGGTCTGGGCTGGTTGGGCAAGGGAAAATGGACTGTTACATGCACAGTTGTTGGAGCCGATGGTGTCTGCAGGGGCTGTGGAGAAAAATTGGCCACTATAGATCTTGACCCAATTGAGACTGAAAACTTTGCCAAGTCTGTAGCGGCTATAGCTGGAAAGAGAGAGCGGAATTCAAGCTTCCAGAAATTCCAA AAATGGCTGGACTACTATGGGCCTTTTGAAGCTGTTGTGGATGCTGCAAATGTGGGTCTTTTCAGCCAAAGGCGATTCTTACTATCTAAG GTGAATGCTGTTGTCAATGGTATACGGCAGAAGCTTCCATCAAAGAAATGGCCACTGATTGTTGTGCATCACAGGCGCATTAGTGGAGGCAAGATGGATGAACCACCAAACAGGCAGTTGATCGAGAAGTGGAAAAACGCAGATGCACTTTATGCGACTCCTACTGGGTCGAACGATGATTG GTACTGGTTGTATGCAGCTATAAAGTTCAAGTGCTTGATTGTAACCAACGATGAGATGAGAGATCATATTTTTCAGCTTCTGGGCAATGATTTCTTCCCCAGATGGAAAGAAAGGCATCAG gttcaTTTCAGCTTTTGTGAAGGCAGCCCCGAGTTTCATATGCCGCCTCCATGTTCTGTTGTTATTCAG attcatgttggaagtcatggcataagtttgatgccgGCTGCAAACCTGATGTAA
- the LOC131223055 gene encoding uncharacterized protein LOC131223055 isoform X3, with the protein MAYTAFNPLQQNHLSSMIFGKYKSALSPVIHSSSFIFFPPEFHRVSIVRRRRRRRTQAVTSEIESREQNAIKAVDSIIFRELGVGFSSPRSFDERMERKPKRNEGNTTEAIDSGSYRKMGVGFSSLRSGDESTERKLKKIEDSLVKAVASRMYRKTGSGFSSLRSRDEGVERKSKKNEGSHVADGSVERKFTRYNRAARTVDSRREIDNGFSSRRFRGEKVETNLKNSSAIEDEKIEKRFSKQKHTLRSVESRSYRETGDGSPLLTSRDDEKVDTKSKKAKAGSTVNKKMYMKKAKKSKADLEEVQLRHRLDMCSKRGDVMGAILAYDLALREGMKLGQYHYNVLLYLCSSAAVGVVQPAKSGSSSGSSRSFDKTGFTHEFSNGNSVDSSENGDSDDEVFNSIKSESLISNGLSVESGGNFGGSSDGMGPDSGFSSRPSSDLGEDGADGRRSTDKMDSSSSSFLVDSGKHDGEVNFNKADRSSQFSSGPTFDGIVNGLSHDRMESNSKFSDEFTIGKCRDDSENAKDGWGNKGENGIRVSDDVKKYALAKGFEIYERMCLEKIPLSEAALTSVARMAMSMGDADMAFEMVKQMKASGINPRLRSYGPALFTFCNDGNIEKAFEVEKHMLECGVYPEEPELEALLTVSVGAGRGEKVYYLLHKLRTSMRQVSPSTADLIEKWFKSPAASRVGKRKWDRRLIFQTMENGGGGWHGLGWLGKGKWTVTCTVVGADGVCRGCGEKLATIDLDPIETENFAKSVAAIAGKRERNSSFQKFQKWLDYYGPFEAVVDAANVGLFSQRRFLLSKVNAVVNGIRQKLPSKKWPLIVVHHRRISGGKMDEPPNRQLIEKWKNADALYATPTGSNDDWYWLYAAIKFKCLIVTNDEMRDHIFQLLGNDFFPRWKERHQVHFSFCEGSPEFHMPPPCSVVIQESEKGHWHIPIVAKQETQRERTWLCATRANSQTEIKESSTKRKVAPMNRSASWVDWVGLRVNPSSTQTQRGVGPRPQPKLTQGKE; encoded by the exons ATGGCTTACACAGCCTTCAATCCTCTGCAGCAGAACCACCTATCATCCATGATTTTTGGTAAGTATAAATCTGCCCTTAGCCCAGTAATACATTcatcttctttcattttcttccctCCTGAATTTCATAGAGTTTCTAtagtaagaagaagaagaagaagaagaacacaaGCAGTGACTTCAGAGATTGAAAGTAGAGAACAAAACGCTATAAAAGCTGTAGATTCTATTATTTTTAGAGAATTGGGAGTTGGGTTTTCTTCTCCGAGGTCTTTTGATGAAAGGATGGAGAGAAAACCCAAGAGAAATGAGGGTAACACTACAGAGGCTATTGATTCTGGAAGTTATAGGAAAATGGGAGTTGGGTTTTCTTCTTTGAGGTCTGGAGATGAAAGTACGGAgaggaaattgaagaaaattgaGGACAGTTTGGTGAAAGCTGTTGCTTCTAGAATGTACAGAAAAACGGGATCTGGGTTTTCTTCATTGAGGTCTAGAGATGAAGGGGTGGAGAGAAAATCGAAGAAAAATGAGGGGAGTCATGTTGCAGATGGAAGCGTGGAAAGGAAGTTTACAAGATATAATCGTGCAGCAAGAACAGTAGATTCTAGAAGAGAAATTGACAATGGCTTTTCTTCTCGGAGGTTTAGAGGTGAAAAGGTGGAGACAAACTTAAAGAATAGTAGTGCAATTGAAGATGAAAAGATTGAAAAGAGATTCAGTAAACAAAAACATACATTGAGAAGTGTAGAATCTAGAAGTTACAGAGAAACCGGTGATGGGTCTCCTTTGTTGACGTCTAGAGATGATGAAAAGGTGGATACGAAATCGAAGAAAGCTAAGGCTGGTTCAACTGTGAATAAAAAGATGTATATGAAGAAGGCAAAGAAAAGTAAGGCTGATTTGGAAGAAGTTCAGTTGAGACATAGGTTGGATATGTGTTCAAAGAGAGGTGATGTGATGGGGGCGATATTGGCCTATGACTTGGCATTGAGAGAAGGCATGAAGTTGGGTCAGTATCATTACAATGTACTTTTGTATCTATGCTCTTCAGCAGCTGTGGGTGTTGTGCAACCAGCAAAAAGTGGTAGCAGTAGTGGTAGTAGTCGGAGTTTTGATAAGACGGGCTTCACTCACGAGTTTTCAAATGGGAATTCAGTAGATTCTAGTGAAAATGGGGATTCGGATGATGAAGTTTTCAATAGCATTAAGTCCGAGTCGTTGATCTCCAACGGGTTATCTGTTGAGTCAGGTGGAAATTTTGGTGGGAGCTCTGATGGAATGGGACCTGATTCAGGGTTTTCAAGCAGGCCTTCATCAGATTTGGGTGAAGATGGTGCTGATGGTAGACGGAGTACTGATAAAATGGATTCTAGTTCAAGCAGCTTTCTAGTTGATTCAGGTAAACATGATGGAGAGGTCAATTTCAACAAAGCAGATCGGAGTTCTCAGTTTTCAAGTGGGCCTACATTTGATGGGATTGTGAATGGTCTGAGTCATGACAGAATGGAATCGAATTCTAAGTTTTCAGATGAGTTTACCATAGGAAAGTGTAGAGATGATTCTGAGAATGCAAAAGATGGATGGGGTAACAAAGGAGAAAATGGAATTCGAGTCAGTGATGATGTGAAAAAGTATGCACTTGCAAAAGGATTTGAGATCTATGAGAGGATGTGTTTGGAGAAAATCCCTTTGAGTGAAGCAGCTTTAACATCTGTTGCTCGAATGGCAATGTCAATGGGTGATGCAGACATGGCATTCGAGATGGTAAAGCAAATGAAGGCCTCAGGGATAAACCCCAGATTGCGATCTTATGGCCCGGCATTATTTACCTTCTGCAATGATGGAAATATCGAGAAAGCATTTGAGGTCGAAAAACATATGTTGGAGTGCGGGGTTTATCCAGAAGAGCCAGAACTTGAGGCGCTTTTGACAGTAAGTGTAGGGGCTGGTAGAGGAGAAAAGGTTTACTATCTGCTTCATAAGCTTAGAACGAGCATGAGGCAGGTTTCTCCATCTACAGCTGATTTGATTGAGAAATGGTTTAAAAGCCCAGCAGCTTCAAGAGTGGGAAAGAGAAAGTGGGACAGAAGGTTGATATTCCAAACAATGGAAAATGGTGGGGGAGGTTGGCATGGTCTGGGCTGGTTGGGCAAGGGAAAATGGACTGTTACATGCACAGTTGTTGGAGCCGATGGTGTCTGCAGGGGCTGTGGAGAAAAATTGGCCACTATAGATCTTGACCCAATTGAGACTGAAAACTTTGCCAAGTCTGTAGCGGCTATAGCTGGAAAGAGAGAGCGGAATTCAAGCTTCCAGAAATTCCAA AAATGGCTGGACTACTATGGGCCTTTTGAAGCTGTTGTGGATGCTGCAAATGTGGGTCTTTTCAGCCAAAGGCGATTCTTACTATCTAAG GTGAATGCTGTTGTCAATGGTATACGGCAGAAGCTTCCATCAAAGAAATGGCCACTGATTGTTGTGCATCACAGGCGCATTAGTGGAGGCAAGATGGATGAACCACCAAACAGGCAGTTGATCGAGAAGTGGAAAAACGCAGATGCACTTTATGCGACTCCTACTGGGTCGAACGATGATTG GTACTGGTTGTATGCAGCTATAAAGTTCAAGTGCTTGATTGTAACCAACGATGAGATGAGAGATCATATTTTTCAGCTTCTGGGCAATGATTTCTTCCCCAGATGGAAAGAAAGGCATCAG gttcaTTTCAGCTTTTGTGAAGGCAGCCCCGAGTTTCATATGCCGCCTCCATGTTCTGTTGTTATTCAG GAATCAGAGAAAGGCCATTGGCATATCCCCATTGTAGCCAAACAAGAAACCCAGAGAGAAAGAACGTGGTTATGTGCGACGCGTGCCAATTCACAGACAGAAATCAAAGAATCATCCACCAAACGTAAAG TGGCCCCCATGAATAGGAGTGCAAGTTGggtggattgggttgggttgagggtcaacccaagctcaacccaaaCTCAAAGAGGAGTTGGCCCAAGGCCCCAACCCAAGCTAACCCAAGGTAAGGAATA